One Terriglobales bacterium genomic region harbors:
- the hpnA gene encoding hopanoid-associated sugar epimerase, translating to MPCLSTSMKAFVTGATGFVGSHVARLLAAQGADLRLLTRSSSPTANIDALKAERVTGDLTDPQSLKKGMQGCDFVFHVAADYRLWVRDPEQMYRANVEGTRAILQAAQEAGVRRVVYTSSVATMGFTGNGEPCNEDSPVALSNMIGHYKRSKFMAEQVVLEAGRNGVNVVLVNPTTPIGEQDIKPTPTGRIIVDFLNRQFPAYVDTGLNLVDVTECARAHITAIEKAHPGERYIIGGENLTLKQILDKLAAITGLPAPTMKVPHMVAMGFAACDQVFTGLLLGKEPRATVDAVRMGRKKMFASSAKAERELGYKVVPVDDALRRAVDWFKGHGYVRAK from the coding sequence ATGCCGTGCCTTTCTACTTCCATGAAAGCCTTCGTCACTGGAGCCACCGGATTCGTCGGCAGCCACGTCGCCCGCCTGCTGGCGGCGCAGGGCGCGGATTTGCGTCTGCTGACGCGATCCAGCAGCCCCACAGCCAACATTGATGCCCTCAAGGCCGAGCGTGTGACCGGTGATCTCACCGATCCCCAGTCGTTGAAAAAAGGAATGCAGGGATGCGATTTCGTCTTCCACGTGGCCGCTGATTACCGCCTCTGGGTCCGCGATCCTGAGCAGATGTACCGCGCCAACGTCGAGGGCACGCGCGCTATTCTCCAGGCCGCACAGGAGGCTGGCGTGCGCCGGGTAGTTTATACGAGTTCGGTGGCGACCATGGGTTTTACCGGAAATGGTGAGCCCTGCAACGAAGACTCGCCGGTTGCGCTGTCCAACATGATTGGGCACTACAAGCGTTCGAAATTCATGGCGGAGCAGGTTGTCCTCGAAGCCGGACGCAACGGCGTCAACGTGGTTTTGGTGAATCCTACGACTCCTATCGGCGAGCAGGACATCAAGCCCACTCCTACGGGCCGGATCATCGTAGATTTCCTGAACCGCCAATTTCCGGCGTATGTAGATACCGGACTTAATCTCGTGGATGTAACCGAGTGTGCCCGTGCCCACATTACCGCGATAGAAAAGGCCCATCCCGGCGAGCGCTATATCATCGGCGGCGAGAACCTTACATTGAAGCAGATTCTCGACAAGCTAGCCGCCATCACCGGATTGCCAGCTCCCACGATGAAAGTCCCGCACATGGTCGCCATGGGTTTCGCGGCATGCGATCAGGTATTTACTGGTCTGCTGCTGGGCAAGGAGCCGCGTGCTACGGTGGATGCGGTCCGCATGGGCCGCAAAAAGATGTTTGCCTCTTCCGCCAAGGCTGAGCGAGAGTTGGGATACAAAGTTGTTCCAGTTGACGACGCTCTGCGTCGCGCGGTGGATTGGTTTAAGGGACACGGTTATGTCCGGGCGAAATAA
- the hpnH gene encoding adenosyl-hopene transferase HpnH, translating into MPVPVSQMWTVASYVLKQKMAGRKRYPLVLMLEPLFRCNLACAGCGKIQYPAHILKKDLTPEQCFRAVEECGTPMVSIPGGEPLMHPQIGEIVEGLVERKKYIYLCTNALLLKEKLDLFKPSKYLTFSVHLDGQREHHDFSVCREGGYDVAVEAVKEALNRGFRVTTNTTLFDGADPNSVRACFDEIMALGVEGMMLSPGYSYDKAPDQKHFLGRARTRRLFRAILSNRKKNWQFNMSPLFLEFLMGKRQYTCTPWGMPTYNIFGWQKPCYLLQDGYADTFQELMEATEWHEYGTESGNPKCANCMVHSGYEASAVNHTFSSVKGFLETVKATLFQSYKDDDARQLLNETARPVHAYNPLVQIEKTETELEETRA; encoded by the coding sequence GTGCCCGTACCAGTTTCGCAGATGTGGACCGTAGCAAGCTACGTCCTGAAGCAGAAGATGGCCGGCCGTAAGCGCTATCCGCTGGTTCTTATGCTGGAACCACTCTTTCGCTGCAATCTTGCCTGTGCAGGCTGCGGCAAGATTCAGTATCCGGCGCACATCCTGAAGAAGGACCTCACGCCAGAGCAATGCTTCCGCGCGGTGGAGGAGTGCGGCACTCCCATGGTCAGCATCCCTGGTGGCGAGCCGCTGATGCATCCCCAGATCGGCGAGATTGTCGAAGGTCTGGTCGAGCGCAAAAAGTACATTTACCTGTGCACCAACGCTCTGCTGCTGAAAGAAAAACTCGATCTCTTCAAGCCCAGCAAGTATCTTACATTTTCCGTTCACCTCGACGGGCAGCGCGAGCACCACGATTTTTCCGTCTGCCGTGAAGGTGGTTACGACGTTGCCGTCGAAGCTGTCAAAGAGGCCCTGAATCGCGGTTTCCGCGTGACTACGAACACGACTCTGTTCGACGGTGCTGACCCCAACAGCGTGCGCGCTTGCTTTGACGAAATCATGGCGCTTGGCGTCGAGGGCATGATGCTCTCGCCCGGATATTCTTATGACAAGGCGCCCGATCAGAAACATTTCCTCGGACGCGCCCGCACCCGGCGGCTCTTCCGCGCCATTCTTTCCAACCGCAAGAAGAACTGGCAATTCAATATGTCGCCGCTCTTTCTTGAATTCCTGATGGGCAAGCGGCAGTATACCTGCACTCCCTGGGGCATGCCGACGTATAACATCTTCGGCTGGCAAAAGCCTTGCTACTTGCTTCAGGATGGTTACGCCGATACCTTCCAGGAGCTGATGGAAGCCACCGAATGGCACGAATATGGGACTGAATCGGGAAATCCCAAGTGTGCCAATTGCATGGTGCACAGCGGCTATGAGGCTTCAGCCGTCAACCACACCTTCAGCTCAGTGAAGGGTTTTCTTGAAACCGTTAAGGCCACGCTCTTCCAAAGCTACAAGGATGACGACGCCCGTCAGCTTTTGAATGAAACTGCGCGCCCGGTGCATGCCTATAATCCGCTGGTGCAGATTGAAAAGACCGAGACCGAGCTTGAGGAGACCCGGGCATGA
- the shc gene encoding squalene--hopene cyclase — protein sequence MEQPFSQGASERHLPPMTFGKLDDMRSRVAAAIDAIRKYLLSIQTEEGFWCGELEADTTLESDYILMHTLLGTGDPRKMAKATVEILRHQNEDGGWPIYQGGPSNISASVKAYFGLKLMGYKPDHPALVRARGRILEMGGVPEVNTFTKIYLCFLGQYDYDAVPAIPPEIVLFPNWFWFNIYEISSWSRAILVPLSIVYAKKPFKKISAEQGIDELFPGDRDQINLKLKWSKKILSWRNFFLVLDHLVHFFERVHVRPLRALALRKAEKWMLERFEMSDGLGSIYPSILNSILALRCLGYSVDDPQFIRAMDEFEKLGIEEKNTFRMQPCMSPVWDTAYALFALGECGVSPSEPRIVAAADWMLKKQVTHKGDWSVKNPNAAPAGWYFEFNNEFYPDVDDSAMVLLGLSHVDNPNERYQHESSQRAIEWIFSMQCKNGGWASFDKDNDRMVFQYVPFADHNAMLDPPTVDITGRVLEMLAVYGYTREDKRVRKAIDFIIREQEPDGSWFGRWGVNYIYGTMCVLRGLEAMGVWNHEPYIQQAAEWLRMFQNPDGGWGETCGSYDDPALKGVGPSTPSQTAWAVMGLLAAGDTRSEGVARGIAYLLRTQKKDGSWDEPQYTGTGFPRVFYLAYHLYRNYFPMLALATYARVFANIENPRKVSRNLVQVDNL from the coding sequence ATGGAACAGCCCTTTTCCCAGGGCGCATCTGAGCGCCATCTTCCGCCAATGACCTTTGGCAAGCTTGATGACATGCGCAGCCGCGTGGCTGCGGCCATTGATGCCATCCGTAAATACCTCCTCTCCATCCAGACGGAGGAAGGCTTCTGGTGCGGCGAATTAGAAGCCGATACCACCCTGGAATCCGATTACATCCTGATGCATACCCTGCTGGGCACGGGCGATCCCCGCAAGATGGCCAAGGCAACTGTTGAGATTCTTCGTCATCAGAACGAAGATGGCGGCTGGCCGATCTATCAGGGCGGGCCGTCGAACATCAGTGCTTCGGTGAAAGCTTATTTTGGCCTGAAGCTGATGGGCTACAAACCCGATCATCCGGCGCTGGTTCGCGCTCGCGGACGCATCCTCGAAATGGGCGGCGTGCCTGAGGTCAATACCTTTACCAAGATTTATCTTTGCTTCCTGGGACAGTACGATTACGACGCTGTACCGGCCATTCCTCCGGAGATTGTGTTGTTCCCGAATTGGTTCTGGTTCAACATTTATGAGATTTCTTCCTGGTCGCGGGCCATCCTGGTTCCGCTTTCGATCGTCTACGCCAAGAAACCCTTTAAGAAAATCTCCGCGGAGCAGGGAATTGATGAGCTTTTCCCCGGTGATCGTGACCAAATCAACCTGAAGTTGAAGTGGTCGAAAAAGATCTTGAGTTGGCGGAACTTCTTCCTGGTGCTCGATCACCTCGTGCACTTTTTCGAGCGCGTGCATGTGCGCCCGTTGCGTGCCTTGGCGCTCCGCAAGGCCGAAAAATGGATGCTCGAGCGCTTTGAGATGTCCGACGGCCTGGGCTCAATTTATCCTAGTATTCTTAATTCGATTCTTGCGCTGCGCTGCCTGGGGTACTCCGTGGATGACCCCCAATTCATCCGCGCCATGGATGAATTTGAAAAGCTCGGCATCGAAGAAAAGAACACCTTCCGCATGCAGCCCTGCATGTCGCCGGTTTGGGATACGGCCTATGCGCTCTTTGCCCTCGGCGAGTGTGGAGTTTCCCCGTCCGAGCCCCGCATAGTGGCGGCAGCCGACTGGATGCTGAAAAAGCAGGTCACACACAAAGGCGACTGGAGCGTAAAAAATCCCAACGCTGCTCCCGCCGGCTGGTACTTTGAATTCAATAACGAGTTCTACCCTGACGTGGATGACAGCGCCATGGTGCTGCTTGGCCTGAGCCATGTAGACAATCCTAACGAGCGCTATCAGCACGAATCCTCCCAGCGCGCCATCGAGTGGATCTTTTCCATGCAGTGCAAGAATGGCGGCTGGGCCTCGTTCGACAAAGATAACGACCGCATGGTCTTCCAGTACGTTCCCTTTGCCGACCACAACGCCATGCTCGACCCACCCACCGTGGATATCACCGGTCGCGTCCTCGAGATGCTCGCGGTTTACGGCTACACCCGCGAAGACAAGCGCGTGCGCAAGGCCATTGATTTTATTATCCGCGAGCAGGAGCCTGATGGTTCCTGGTTTGGCCGCTGGGGGGTAAACTATATCTATGGAACCATGTGCGTCCTGAGGGGCCTCGAGGCCATGGGGGTATGGAACCACGAGCCTTACATCCAACAGGCGGCAGAGTGGCTGCGCATGTTCCAGAACCCGGATGGCGGCTGGGGCGAGACCTGCGGATCGTATGATGATCCCGCGCTGAAGGGCGTAGGCCCAAGCACGCCATCGCAGACAGCCTGGGCTGTAATGGGATTGCTGGCGGCGGGCGATACGCGCAGCGAAGGCGTGGCCCGCGGCATCGCATATTTATTGCGGACGCAGAAAAAAGACGGCTCCTGGGACGAGCCGCAGTACACTGGAACAGGTTTCCCACGGGTCTTTTACCTGGCGTATCACCTGTACCGGAATTATTTCCCCATGCTCGCGCTGGCAACGTATGCGCGGGTCTTTGCCAATATTGAAAACCCGCGCAAGGTAAGTCGCAACCTTGTGCAGGTTGATAATCTTTAA
- the ispH gene encoding 4-hydroxy-3-methylbut-2-enyl diphosphate reductase produces MNKPTEAQPRAQVEAKTLILLKPRGFCAGVVRAIDIVRIALEAFGAPIYVRKEIVHNRYVVDELKGKGAIFVDSVEEVPDGERVIYSAHGVSPEVREASKKRNLRVVDATCPLVTKVHVEAVKYAKEGYSIILIGHRDHDEVIGTLGEAPLVTQVVSTTEEVEALVVPDPNRVAYITQTTLSLDEAKDIIAALKNKFPYIRGPHAQDICYATENRQVAVKHIAEEADLLLVVGSDNSSNSNRLVEVARNLGRSSHLIENFRAIAPEWLDGVRTIALTAGASAPECLVEEVILFLQNKGFTNLREVEVMPENVRFGLPPEIVAAIGEAPAPAIAE; encoded by the coding sequence ATGAACAAACCAACCGAAGCCCAGCCCCGAGCCCAAGTCGAAGCCAAAACGCTTATTTTGCTCAAACCCCGTGGTTTCTGCGCCGGGGTGGTAAGAGCCATTGATATTGTCCGAATAGCCTTGGAGGCTTTTGGCGCACCTATTTATGTGCGCAAAGAGATTGTTCACAACCGTTATGTCGTGGATGAACTCAAGGGCAAAGGTGCCATCTTTGTAGACAGTGTGGAAGAAGTCCCCGATGGCGAGCGTGTTATCTATAGCGCCCACGGTGTTTCGCCGGAAGTGCGCGAGGCCAGCAAAAAGCGCAACCTACGCGTGGTGGATGCCACCTGCCCGCTGGTCACCAAAGTCCACGTGGAAGCCGTCAAGTACGCCAAGGAAGGTTATTCCATCATTTTGATTGGCCATCGCGATCATGACGAAGTTATTGGGACCCTGGGCGAAGCTCCTCTTGTGACTCAGGTTGTGAGCACTACCGAAGAGGTAGAAGCACTGGTTGTTCCCGATCCCAACCGCGTGGCCTATATCACCCAGACCACCTTGAGTCTCGATGAAGCCAAAGACATCATCGCCGCTCTGAAGAACAAGTTCCCCTACATTCGTGGACCGCACGCACAGGATATCTGCTATGCCACTGAAAACCGCCAGGTTGCGGTCAAGCATATTGCAGAAGAAGCCGACCTGTTGCTGGTTGTGGGTTCCGATAACAGCTCCAACTCGAACCGCCTGGTGGAAGTTGCGCGCAACTTAGGGCGCTCTTCTCATTTGATTGAAAATTTCCGGGCAATCGCGCCGGAGTGGTTGGACGGCGTCAGAACTATTGCCCTAACCGCAGGAGCTTCAGCTCCGGAGTGTTTGGTAGAAGAAGTAATTTTGTTCTTGCAGAACAAAGGGTTCACCAACCTTCGTGAGGTCGAGGTCATGCCCGAAAATGTTCGTTTCGGCTTGCCTCCCGAGATCGTTGCCGCTATTGGCGAAGCTCCCGCGCCGGCAATTGCGGAGTAA
- the recN gene encoding DNA repair protein RecN has protein sequence MLLELRVENYAVIDNVVVEFAPGLNLLTGETGAGKSILIDALALLLGERASNDMIRHGAEKAVVSAVFDVKSRAITDILEKNGIDHAEEQLIFRREIAHGGKGRVFINNQPATVAVLKQLAPELAHIHAQSETLLAFGAGERLRLLDRFGNIETETVAETYHRWRELQQRISDLERDEQDRLRLLDLWQFQKKEIQQAGLESGEDQRLESEKRVLANAEKLYSAAMGAHELLYESNSSAASSLRAAIKQLEELTRYDAKFQETLAALESARITVEDAGITLRDYAEGIDASPQRLAEIEDRLALMDRLKRKYGQSVDEIIAFGEEVARKLNEVENRDEILHQLRKNVAVAAEDYLKQARSVSKKRQELAHKLEKLVEAEINDLAMKVRFHVELSANEDQASWSAEGFDEAAYLIATNAGELLHPVEQIASGGEMSRVMLALKATVEADGPPHAARPNSRHGKSEAGMRTLVFDEIDTGIGGRAAEAVGIKLKALGHSHQVLCITHLPQIASFADQHYVIEKKEKKESGTVRVHTTIRRLSEAERTEEIARMLSGAKLTETSLRHAEQMLKAKV, from the coding sequence GTGCTGCTCGAGCTTCGCGTCGAAAATTACGCCGTCATTGATAACGTCGTGGTGGAGTTTGCCCCCGGCTTGAATCTGCTGACGGGCGAAACCGGCGCGGGCAAATCCATCCTGATTGATGCATTAGCGCTCCTGCTGGGCGAACGTGCCTCCAATGACATGATCCGCCACGGCGCAGAGAAGGCCGTTGTTTCCGCCGTCTTTGACGTGAAAAGTCGCGCGATTACCGATATCCTCGAAAAAAATGGCATTGATCATGCCGAGGAACAACTGATTTTTCGCCGCGAGATTGCCCACGGCGGTAAGGGCAGGGTATTTATCAACAATCAGCCGGCCACGGTGGCGGTGCTTAAACAGCTTGCGCCTGAGTTGGCTCATATCCATGCGCAAAGCGAAACTCTGCTGGCTTTCGGTGCGGGTGAACGCCTGCGGCTGCTCGATCGCTTTGGCAACATCGAGACCGAGACAGTCGCTGAGACGTACCATCGCTGGCGCGAATTGCAGCAGCGCATCTCTGACCTGGAGCGCGATGAGCAAGATCGTTTGCGCCTGCTTGATCTGTGGCAATTCCAGAAAAAAGAAATTCAGCAGGCTGGACTTGAATCTGGCGAAGATCAGCGCCTGGAATCGGAAAAGCGCGTTCTGGCCAATGCGGAAAAACTCTATTCCGCTGCTATGGGTGCGCACGAGCTTCTGTATGAGTCGAATTCTTCCGCGGCCTCTTCATTGCGTGCGGCCATCAAGCAGTTGGAAGAGCTGACGCGCTACGATGCCAAATTTCAGGAGACACTGGCTGCGCTGGAATCAGCTCGCATCACGGTGGAAGATGCCGGTATCACGCTGCGCGATTACGCCGAAGGGATTGACGCCTCTCCGCAGCGGCTGGCTGAAATTGAAGACCGGCTCGCGCTCATGGATCGCTTGAAGCGCAAGTACGGCCAGAGCGTGGATGAAATCATCGCCTTCGGTGAAGAGGTCGCGCGCAAACTGAATGAAGTCGAGAACCGCGACGAAATTCTGCATCAGTTACGCAAAAACGTTGCAGTCGCCGCTGAAGATTATCTGAAGCAGGCGCGCAGCGTTTCCAAAAAACGCCAGGAGCTTGCCCACAAGCTGGAAAAATTAGTGGAAGCCGAAATCAACGACCTGGCCATGAAGGTCCGCTTCCATGTAGAGCTGTCTGCCAACGAAGATCAGGCCTCATGGTCAGCCGAGGGCTTTGATGAGGCCGCGTATCTCATCGCCACCAATGCAGGCGAACTGCTGCATCCGGTGGAGCAGATCGCCTCCGGTGGTGAGATGTCGCGCGTGATGCTGGCGCTGAAGGCGACGGTTGAGGCTGACGGGCCTCCACACGCCGCCCGCCCTAATTCCAGGCATGGGAAATCCGAAGCCGGAATGCGTACCCTCGTCTTCGACGAAATTGATACCGGCATCGGAGGCCGGGCCGCTGAGGCTGTGGGTATAAAGTTGAAGGCTCTCGGTCACAGTCATCAGGTGCTTTGTATAACCCACCTGCCGCAGATCGCTTCCTTTGCCGACCAGCATTATGTAATTGAAAAGAAAGAAAAGAAGGAATCCGGTACTGTGCGGGTGCATACCACCATCCGGCGGCTGTCGGAGGCCGAGCGCACCGAGGAGATTGCCCGAATGTTAAGCGGGGCCAAGCTGACTGAGACCTCGCTCCGCCATGCCGAGCAGATGCTCAAAGCCAAGGTTTGA
- a CDS encoding MotA/TolQ/ExbB proton channel family protein: MTIHLISTCIVENEIVNLIQDSGLVAKVVLLILLGFSVLSWGIILSKWARFGRARSQSGRFVRAFRKAQRLQDISAVAEQFKPSPLVAVFEGGYEEYRRQVGNPSGTIRSLEAIRRSMQIAASEELTRLERRLPWLATTGAITPFIGLFGTVWGIIDAFHGLGTAGAATLRAVAPGISEALITTAAGLVAAIPAVIFYNLISQTIREFGARMDDFALEMLNAVERNAAVSTETTVERR; encoded by the coding sequence ATGACCATACACCTCATTTCAACATGCATTGTCGAAAACGAGATCGTTAATCTCATTCAAGACAGCGGTCTGGTTGCCAAAGTTGTTCTCCTGATTCTTCTTGGGTTCAGCGTACTTTCCTGGGGAATCATTCTTTCCAAGTGGGCCCGGTTTGGCCGAGCGCGGAGCCAGAGCGGACGCTTTGTGCGCGCCTTCCGCAAGGCCCAGCGGCTTCAGGATATTTCTGCGGTAGCTGAGCAATTCAAACCTAGTCCCCTGGTGGCAGTGTTCGAGGGTGGGTATGAAGAGTACCGCCGGCAGGTTGGGAACCCCAGCGGGACGATCCGCAGCCTGGAGGCAATCCGCCGCTCGATGCAGATTGCCGCATCCGAGGAGCTGACCCGCCTGGAACGGCGTTTGCCCTGGCTGGCGACTACGGGCGCAATTACTCCTTTTATAGGGCTGTTTGGCACCGTATGGGGCATTATTGACGCATTCCACGGACTGGGCACCGCCGGGGCCGCCACATTGCGCGCCGTTGCACCTGGAATTTCCGAGGCCCTCATCACTACAGCGGCGGGTTTAGTTGCAGCCATTCCCGCAGTCATCTTCTATAACTTGATTTCCCAGACGATCCGCGAGTTCGGCGCGCGCATGGACGATTTTGCGCTGGAGATGCTGAATGCCGTGGAGCGCAATGCAGCGGTATCCACAGAAACTACTGTGGAGAGACGTTAA
- a CDS encoding biopolymer transporter ExbD, which translates to MAFTDKSGRTQSSLAEINITPLVDVVLVLLIIFMLTAPILQSGIDVDVPKTRTVKEITEERLVITIDKQQRVFLGNDPININEIPQKLRAKVRDPEHQSIFLRADQNVPFGAFATVMDSVKQAGITNVSIVTQPLQENTVK; encoded by the coding sequence ATGGCTTTCACCGATAAGAGCGGACGCACGCAGTCATCGCTGGCGGAGATCAACATTACGCCGCTGGTGGATGTTGTGCTGGTGCTGCTTATTATCTTCATGCTGACGGCGCCGATTTTGCAATCGGGGATCGATGTGGATGTCCCCAAAACGCGGACCGTCAAAGAAATCACGGAAGAGCGGCTGGTCATCACCATTGATAAGCAACAGCGGGTGTTCCTGGGAAACGATCCGATTAACATTAACGAGATTCCGCAGAAGTTGCGGGCGAAGGTCCGCGATCCGGAGCACCAATCCATTTTCTTGCGGGCCGACCAAAATGTGCCTTTTGGTGCGTTCGCCACGGTCATGGACTCGGTGAAACAAGCGGGAATTACCAACGTAAGCATTGTGACGCAACCCTTGCAGGAGAATACGGTGAAGTAA
- a CDS encoding TonB family protein codes for MQPNGNNIYLEREPWGGYLTWSAGMHVLLFGSIIVYSGIISSRHGENWGSTEIGEAMSATLVSRAPVPLPSQPEQTENVVANESKGLTESKPQTVEQQPNALLIPDQNTKKKPDQHTSPEKPRIPPPEDNRVPFGQGGPVSGPFGVFTANNAKGGFSFTGPAGDFGSQFGWYVDVVRRKVSENWMKYEVDPSITASRRVYIVFDIQSGGEPTNIQVEQSSGVPSLDQSAIRALQRIDSFGPLPGGYRGSKVSVEFWFDYKRQ; via the coding sequence ATGCAACCGAACGGCAACAATATCTACCTCGAACGCGAGCCGTGGGGAGGTTATCTCACCTGGTCGGCGGGGATGCATGTGCTTCTGTTCGGTTCCATCATCGTCTACAGCGGCATCATCAGCTCACGTCATGGAGAAAATTGGGGTAGCACCGAAATTGGAGAAGCCATGAGCGCAACCTTGGTGAGTCGCGCCCCGGTTCCCTTGCCGTCGCAACCTGAGCAGACAGAAAATGTGGTAGCGAATGAATCCAAAGGGCTGACTGAATCGAAGCCGCAAACCGTTGAGCAACAGCCCAATGCTCTGTTGATCCCCGATCAAAATACAAAAAAGAAGCCTGATCAGCACACCAGCCCGGAAAAACCGCGTATCCCTCCGCCGGAAGATAACCGTGTTCCTTTTGGACAAGGCGGTCCGGTGAGCGGCCCATTTGGCGTGTTCACGGCAAACAATGCCAAGGGCGGATTCAGCTTTACAGGACCCGCGGGAGATTTTGGCAGTCAATTCGGTTGGTACGTGGATGTGGTGCGGCGCAAAGTCTCTGAAAATTGGATGAAATATGAGGTGGACCCGAGTATTACGGCGTCGCGCCGGGTTTACATCGTTTTTGACATTCAAAGCGGTGGAGAACCCACAAACATTCAGGTGGAGCAATCCAGCGGCGTGCCTTCGCTCGATCAATCGGCGATTCGCGCCCTGCAACGGATTGACAGTTTTGGTCCGCTGCCTGGGGGATACAGAGGTAGCAAGGTTTCTGTAGAATTCTGGTTTGATTATAAAAGGCAGTAA
- the tolB gene encoding Tol-Pal system beta propeller repeat protein TolB yields MIKRLAVLILLSLVSSSLLYAQTDWIRTGTGLGVEKVRLAVPDFKAAGADPQTAPLLTVFNQTLWNDLDNAGIFDLVSKSFYPLSVPGTPAELQLATWSNPPVNASMVAFGNFGVSGSNVAMQGWLYDARNSSAPMVLGKQYSDPASPDNARLQAHRFADEIIFRLGGGINGIAETKVYFISSRSGHKEVWQMDYDGAAQSQLTHLGSIASLSPRVSPDNTRIIFSSFAKRGLELMMYSLELGRIVSFPTYNGTNISPAWAPDGSKIAFSSSMHGHSEIYVADSAGANPKRLTVSSGHPDSSPAWNAKTGAQIAFVSGRTGEPQIYIMDADGTNVQRMTDTGYAVSPSWSPNGQLLTFAWRRSYGAGDPGGQDIYLMDVTTRQWVQLTHDSGVNDFPSWSPDGRHIVYESRQGGRSEIRSMLADGTKQHALTSSGENSQPNWSWK; encoded by the coding sequence ATGATCAAGCGACTGGCGGTTTTGATTCTGCTGTCTCTCGTATCATCATCTTTGCTTTACGCGCAAACGGATTGGATCCGCACCGGTACCGGCCTGGGAGTAGAAAAAGTACGGCTGGCGGTGCCTGACTTTAAGGCTGCGGGCGCTGATCCGCAGACGGCGCCGCTTCTCACCGTCTTCAACCAAACCCTGTGGAACGACCTGGATAACGCCGGCATCTTCGACCTGGTTTCGAAGAGCTTTTATCCGCTGAGCGTTCCCGGCACGCCGGCCGAGTTGCAACTGGCGACGTGGAGCAATCCTCCAGTGAATGCCAGCATGGTGGCCTTCGGCAACTTCGGAGTTTCAGGCTCGAACGTGGCCATGCAAGGCTGGCTCTATGATGCCCGCAACTCCAGCGCCCCCATGGTGCTGGGCAAGCAATACAGCGACCCGGCATCGCCCGACAATGCCCGTTTGCAGGCGCACCGCTTTGCTGATGAAATCATCTTCCGCCTGGGCGGTGGAATTAACGGCATCGCCGAGACCAAGGTTTATTTCATCAGTTCACGCAGCGGCCATAAGGAAGTCTGGCAGATGGATTATGACGGTGCCGCACAGTCCCAACTGACGCATCTGGGCTCCATCGCCTCGCTTTCACCCCGGGTCTCGCCCGACAACACCCGCATCATATTCTCTTCCTTTGCAAAACGCGGCCTGGAACTCATGATGTACTCGCTGGAGTTGGGGCGAATCGTCAGCTTCCCAACTTACAACGGAACGAATATCTCACCGGCCTGGGCGCCGGATGGCAGCAAGATAGCATTTTCCTCTTCCATGCACGGGCACTCAGAAATTTATGTGGCCGACTCCGCCGGGGCAAACCCGAAGCGGCTTACGGTTTCCAGCGGCCATCCCGACTCTTCACCGGCATGGAACGCCAAAACCGGGGCGCAGATCGCTTTCGTCAGCGGCCGCACCGGTGAACCCCAGATTTACATCATGGATGCCGACGGCACCAACGTACAACGCATGACCGATACCGGCTACGCGGTTTCGCCCTCCTGGTCACCGAATGGACAACTGCTGACATTTGCCTGGAGGCGCAGCTACGGAGCAGGAGATCCTGGAGGCCAGGACATTTACCTTATGGATGTCACCACCCGGCAGTGGGTGCAGTTGACTCACGATTCCGGCGTCAACGACTTCCCCTCCTGGTCGCCCGACGGACGGCATATTGTGTATGAATCCAGACAGGGCGGACGCTCGGAGATCCGGAGCATGCTCGCCGATGGCACCAAACAACATGCGTTAACCAGCAGCGGCGAAAATTCTCAGCCGAACTGGAGTTGGAAATAG